A region of Papilio machaon chromosome 22, ilPapMach1.1, whole genome shotgun sequence DNA encodes the following proteins:
- the LOC106719744 gene encoding AP-1 complex subunit mu-1: protein MSSSAIYILDVKGKVLISRNYRGDVDMSVIDKFMPLLMEKEEEGMLSPLLQTSECTFAYIKTNNLYIVSTTRKNANIALVFVFLYKIVEVMTEYFKELEEESIRDNFVVIYELLDELIDFGYPQTTDSKILQEYITQEGHKLEMQPRIPMAVTNAVSWRSEGIKYRKNEVFLDVIESVNLLANSNGNVLRSEIVGAIKMRVYLSGMPELRLGLNDKVLFESTGRGKSKSVELEDVKFHQCVRLSRFENDRTISFIPPDGEFELMSYRLNTHVKPLIWIESVIERHAHSRVEYMIKAKSQFKRRSTANNVEIIIPVPADADSPKFKTTIGSVKYTPEQNAITWSIKSFPGGKEYLMRAHFGLPSVECEEVDGKPPIQVKFEIPYFTTSGIQVRYLKIIEKSGYQALPWVRYITQNGDYQLRTN from the coding sequence ATGTCGTCGTCagcaatatatatattagacgTGAAAGGCAAAGTCCTTATATCACGCAATTATCGCGGCGATGTAGACATGAGTGTCATAGACAAATTTATGCCCTTACTGATGgagaaagaagaagaaggaATGCTGAGCCCGTTGTTACAGACTAGCGAGTGCACCTTtgcttatattaaaacaaacaacctCTATATTGTATCAACTACGAGAAAAAATGCTAACATTGCTCTAGTGTTtgtttttctgtataaaattgtAGAAGTCATGACAGAGTACTTCAAAGAACTTGAAGAAGAGAGTATTCGtgataattttgttgtaatttacgAATTGCTGGATGAGCTTATAGATTTCGGATATCCTCAGACAACTGATAGCAAAATCTTGCAAGAATATATTACACAGGAAGGTCATAAATTGGAAATGCAACCAAGAATTCCAATGGCTGTAACAAATGCTGTCTCATGGAGATCTGAAGGCATCAAGTATCGGAAAAATGAAGTCTTTTTAGATGTAATTGAATCAGTAAACTTATTAGCAAACTCGAATGGCAATGTTTTACGAAGTGAAATAGTTGGAGCAATTAAAATGCGAGTATATTTATCTGGTATGCCAGAATTGCGTCTTGGGTTAAATGATAAGGTTCTATTTGAAAGTACTGGTAGAGGAAAGTCCAAGTCTGTGGAGTTGGAAGATGTAAAGTTCCATCAGTGCGTGAGACTATCTAGATTTGAAAATGATAGAaccatttcttttattccaCCTGATGGTGAGTTTGAGCTGATGTCATATAGATTGAACACTCATGTGAAACCATTGATTTGGATAGAATCTGTAATTGAACGTCATGCACATTCAAGAGTTGAGTATATGATCAAAGCAAAATCTCAATTCAAAAGACGTTCGACTGcaaataatgttgaaataattattcccGTCCCGGCTGATGCAGACTCACCTAAGTTTAAAACAACTATTGGCAGTGTAAAATACACACCTGAACAAAATGCTATAACATGGTCAATTAAATCATTCCCTGGAGGGAAAGAGTATTTAATGCGAGCTCACTTTGGCTTGCCATCTGTGGAATGTGAAGAAGTTGATGGAAAGCCTCCAATTCAagtgaaatttgaaattcctTATTTCACTACTTCTGGAATACAAGTTAGATATTTGAAGATTATTGAGAAGAGTGGCTACCAGGCACTGCCTTGGGTCAGATATATCACACAAAATGGTGACTATCAATTGCGaaccaattaa
- the LOC106719735 gene encoding DNA polymerase subunit gamma-1, mitochondrial, with protein NIKRKRKFCLRQYCDFLPASEAIVIKSKNKTSKVNLKKDDTIQNKIKNISKEFRVNEVNIQMVSKNIYEQLFKKTSKAVDPNIIQKCQEDLLKHGINYKDYSSIPDVELKLPKLEGNDIEEHFYNIGERQSAPYRTLLNKLAKSKLPPLPKKWSRTKGWCKYTSTGPPEPVPYPPDDALIFDVEVLMSAGKRPTLACAVSSEAWYGWVSTRVANGDPQEYFNNVNYEDLIPLETDESELNVNDLSKARIVVGHNVSYDRAKVKEQYWLERTGVRFMDTMSMHTCVSGVTSYQRAVLKAKNKEPDPSDDNWIDISSLNSLTEVHNLYCGKPVDKQTRDIFVDGTMEDVHENFHTLMDYCARDVIATHNVLNKLLPMFLERFPHPVTLAGMLELGTAYLPVNSNWQQYIDSSDTIFEDLKLESRQLLSLKADEACKMMINDEYKKDLWMWDQDWSTQNLKLKKQTTKKKYIQEPNIINKVPEETETSDFINEIEITNTDNVQDTVKDGDILCEEYLRIIENRKYNSNQPVTIKMEDLTKKFSYLYEMGKMLPVKRPYLAGYPAWYRKLCTKPSKDPDWIPGANNITTSMQITPKLLRLTWEGYPLHHIKGEGWGFLVPYSRLLEEVEDQPRLPLEKLLEACPLVQMPKEVDTELYVLPKTVEEDLSRKAYYARKNYDDKAAANQYHGLGVWCGIQLQGCCHFLRLPHKDGPKYKVGNPLAKDFLNMFSQNVLAAQGNEAEKVLSFARMMSYWRNNRERIRAQQLVWLPARRLPLRMRNHRQYGAIIPQVVVCGTLTRRASEPTWMTASNAHAERIGSELRAMVQAPPGYHFVGADVDSQELWIAALLGDSTMGVCGGTAFGWAVLAGDKSRHTDLHSLTAAAAGVNRDHAKVINYARIYGAGQNFAERLLKQFNPTMTISEAKSKAAKMFSSTKGRRVYVLKKKYMEGLIDEDLEGKTVEMSGYQAMRLAKLSGKKVEDMFERPVWLGGTESDMFNKLEEIADSEAPCTAFLEGRLSRALEQAGGRWAGTRLNWAVQSAAADFLHLMLVSMAHLAPHARFCLSFHDEVRYLVPEHLKYETALALHITNLFTRAFCSQRVGIYDLPQSVAFFTSVEVDQVLRKECNLSCITPSNPHGLEKGYGIPNGESLTIFDAIDKCKLNK; from the exons aacataaaaagaaaacgtaaattttgtttaagacAATACTGTGATTTCCTACCTGCAAGCGAAgcaatagtaataaaaagtaaaaacaaaacaagtaaAGTTAACCTCAAAAAGGATGATACTatccaaaataaaatcaagaaTATTTCTAAGGAATTTAGAGTTAATGAAGTTAACATACAAATGGTTTCTAAGAATATATATGAgcagttgtttaaaaaaacgtcTAAAGCTGTAGAtccaaatataattcaaaa ATGCCAAGAGGATTTGTTAAAACAtggtataaattataaagattacAGCAGCATACCAGATGTAGAGTTAAAATTGCCTAAACTAGAAGGGAATGATATTGAGGAGCATTTCTACAACATTGGTGAAAGACAAAGCGCTCCATATAgaacattgttaaataaattagctaAAAGTAAACTACCTCCATTACCaaag AAATGGTCAAGGACAAAAGGTTGGTGTAAATATACAAGCACTGGTCCTCCTGAACCAGTACCATATCCACCTGATGATGCTCTGATCTTTGATGTGGAGGTCCTCATGTCGGCGGGCAAAAGGCCCACTTTGGCATGTGCTGTATCATCCGAGGCTTG GTACGGATGGGTTAGTACACGTGTAGCAAATGGAGATCCtcaagaatattttaataatgtaaactatGAGGACTTAATACCGCTAGAAACTGATGAATCAGAGTTAAATGTTAATGATCTAAGTAAAGCGAGAATTGTCGTTGGTCATAATGTTTCATATGATAGAGCTAAAGTTAAAGAACAGTATTGGCTTGAAAGAACAG GTGTACGTTTTATGGACACGATGTCGATGCACACGTGTGTCAGTGGTGTGACAAGCTACCAGAGAGCAGTGCTCAAAGCTAAGAACAAAGAGCCTGACCCATCGGATGATAACTGGATTGATATAAGTTCTCTAAACAGTCTCACAGAG gTGCACAATCTATACTGTGGTAAGCCGGTAGACAAACAGACCAGAGATATATTTGTGGACGGTACAATGGAGGACGTGCACGAGAACTTCCACACTCTGATGGATTACTGCGCGCGTGACGTCATCGCTACACATAATGTACTCAACAAGTTACTACCGATGTTTCTAGAAAGATTCCCACATCCCGTCACATTGGCTGGTATGCTGGAATTAG GTACAGCTTATCTTCCTGTAAATTCAAACTGGCAACAATATATAGACTCATCTGATACCATATTTGAAGATCTAAAACTAGAATCCCGTCagttattatcattaaaagcTGATGAAGCATGCAAAATGATGATCAACGACGAATATAAGAAAGATCTATGGATGTGGGATCAGGATTGGTCGAcacagaatttaaaattaaaaaaacaaacaactaaaaagaaatacatacAAGAAccgaatataataaacaaagttCCTGAAGAAACAGAAACTtcagattttataaatgaaattgaaataactAATACGGATAATGTCCAAGATACGGTTAAAGATGGTGACATACTCTGTGAGgaatatttaagaataatagaaaacagaaaatataattctaaCCAGccagttacaataaaaatggaGGATTTAACCAAAAAGTTTTCATATCTCTATGAAATGGGAAAAATGTTGCCAGTAAAAAGACCGTATTTAGCCGGTTATCCTGCATGGTATAGAAAATTGTGTACGAAACCAAGCAAAGATCCCGATTGGATACCTGGAGCTAATAATATAACAACTAGTATGcag ATAACACCGAAGCTGCTTCGTTTAACGTGGGAAGGTTACCCCTTACACCATATTAAGGGTGAGGGCTGGGGCTTCTTGGTGCCGTACAGCAGGTTACTGGAGGAGGTGGAAGATCAGCCGAGGTTGCCGTTGGAGAAGCTTCTAGAAGCTTGCCCCCTGGTGCAGATGCCAAAGGAGGTGGATACAGAACTGTATGTGCTGCCTAAGACTGTTGAG GAAGATTTAAGTAGAAAGGCTTATTATGCTAGAAAAAATTACGATGATAAAGCAGCAGCTAATCAGTACCACGGTCTTGGTGTCTGGTGCGGGATACAGCTGCAAG GTTGCTGTCATTTCTTGAGGTTGCCACATAAAGATGGGCCAAAGTACAAAGTGGGCAATCCTCTGGCCAAGGACTTTCTTAATATGTTCAGTCAGAATGTGCTCGCGGCGCAGGGGAATGAAGCTGAAAAG GTGCTAAGTTTTGCGCGTATGATGTCGTACTGGCGCAACAACCGTGAACGCATCCGCGCACAACAGCTCGTATGGCTGCCCGCGCGCCGCCTGCCGCTGCGCATGCGCAACCACCGCCAGTATGGCGCTATCATACCGCAAGTTGTCGTCTGCGGGACTCTTACGAGACG TGCGAGCGAGCCGACGTGGATGACGGCGAGCAATGCACACGCTGAGCGCATCGGCTCTGAGCTTCGTGCTATGGTGCAAGCTCCGCCCGGGTATCACTTTGTAGGCGCTGATGTTGACTCACAG GAGCTATGGATAGCAGCATTGCTAGGGGATAGTACGATGGGTGTGTGTGGGGGCACGGCATTTGGGTGGGCAGTGTTGGCGGGCGACAAGTCCCGACATACTGACTTGCACTCGCtgaccgccgccgccgcgggTGTTAACAGAGACCATGCTAAAGTCATCAACTACGCCAGAATATATG GTGCAGGACAAAATTTCGCAGAGAGATTACTGAAACAATTCAACCCAACAATGACTATATCAGAAGCCAAGAGCAAAGCAGCGAAGATGTTCAGCTCAACTAAAGGTCGACGCGTATATGTgctaaaaaagaaatatatggAGGGTCTTATTGATGAAGATTTAGAGGGAAAG ACAGTAGAGATGTCGGGTTACCAAGCGATGAGACTTGCGAAACTTAGCGGTAAGAAGGTGGAGGACATGTTCGAGCGCCCGGTGTGGCTCGGAGGCACTGAGTctgatatgtttaataaattagaagAGATCGCTG ATTCAGAAGCGCCATGTACGGCGTTCCTGGAAGGTCGCCTGTCTCGTGCACTGGAGCAGGCGGGGGGGCGGTGGGCGGGCACGAGGCTCAACTGGGCGGTGCAGAGCGCGGCCGCTGACTTCCTGCATCTCATGCTCGTCTCTATGGCACACCTCGCACCACACGCCAg aTTCTGCCTCAGCTTTCATGACGAAGTGCGATATTTAGTTCCCGAACACTTGAAGTACGAGACAGCGTTAGCTTTGCACATCACTAACCTCTTCACAAGGGCGTTTTGTTCTCAAAG agtTGGAATATACGATTTACCACAGTCTGTAGCGTTTTTCACTTCGGTAGAAGTGGATCAAGTTCTGAGGAAAGAGTGCAATCTTAGCTGCATAACGCCTTCTAACCCGCACGGCCTGGAAAAAGGCTACGGCATACCCAATGGTGAATCATTGACCATCTTCGACGCTATTGAtaagtgtaaattaaataaataa